One Polaribacter sp. KT25b DNA segment encodes these proteins:
- a CDS encoding CNNM domain-containing protein, with amino-acid sequence MTILILYATVSIFFSFLCSILEAVLLSITPTFINLKKSEGADFAKDLETFKKDVDKPLIAILTINTIAHTVGAILVGVQAKVAYAEMYGTSAKTIFGIKITEDVMVGIVSTIMTILILVASEIIPKTIGATYWKQLANFTSKALKIMIFPLKWTGILWLLQLTTKLIGGKGHGSILSREGFLVMTEMAEKDGVFKENESKVIRNLLGFKEIKVNDVMTPRSVLEIADESQTIQCFYNEHKNLRFSRIPVFAENPDQITGYFLKDNLLESIINGKGEQTLASIKRDIIITERELSIPDLFDQLIKEKEHIALVVDEYGSVSGIVSQEDVIETLLGLEIMDESDSIADLQAHARKSWEKRAKRMGTIQDKD; translated from the coding sequence ATGACAATTTTAATTTTATACGCAACAGTTTCTATTTTCTTTTCTTTTTTATGCTCTATTTTAGAAGCTGTTTTATTAAGTATTACTCCTACATTTATCAACCTAAAAAAAAGTGAAGGCGCTGATTTTGCCAAAGACTTAGAAACTTTTAAAAAAGATGTAGACAAACCTCTTATTGCTATTTTAACAATAAACACAATTGCACATACTGTTGGCGCAATTTTAGTTGGTGTACAAGCAAAAGTAGCGTATGCAGAAATGTATGGAACATCTGCTAAAACTATTTTTGGAATTAAAATTACAGAAGATGTTATGGTTGGTATTGTATCAACAATTATGACAATTTTAATTTTAGTGGCATCAGAAATTATACCCAAGACAATTGGTGCAACTTACTGGAAACAATTAGCTAACTTTACATCAAAAGCCTTAAAAATAATGATTTTCCCTTTAAAATGGACTGGAATTTTATGGCTTTTACAATTAACAACAAAACTTATTGGAGGTAAAGGTCATGGAAGTATTTTAAGTAGAGAAGGATTTTTAGTGATGACGGAAATGGCTGAAAAAGATGGCGTTTTTAAGGAAAATGAAAGTAAAGTTATTAGAAATCTTTTAGGTTTTAAAGAGATAAAAGTAAATGACGTGATGACGCCAAGATCTGTTTTAGAAATTGCTGATGAAAGTCAAACTATACAATGTTTTTATAACGAACATAAAAATTTACGTTTTTCTAGAATTCCTGTTTTTGCAGAAAATCCTGATCAAATTACTGGTTATTTTCTAAAAGATAATTTATTAGAATCTATAATTAATGGAAAAGGCGAGCAAACATTAGCCTCTATTAAAAGAGATATTATTATTACAGAAAGAGAATTATCTATTCCTGATTTGTTTGATCAGTTGATAAAAGAAAAAGAACATATCGCTTTAGTTGTTGACGAATATGGTTCTGTTAGCGGTATTGTGTCTCAAGAAGATGTTATAGAAACTTTACTTGGTTTAGAAATTATGGATGAAAGTGATTCTATTGCAGATCTACAAGCTCATGCCAGAAAATCTTGGGAAAAACGTGCTAAAAGAATGGGGACTATTCAAGATAAAGACTAG
- a CDS encoding CPBP family intramembrane glutamic endopeptidase, whose product MVENEFKYRGWLRVVLLIIPYFIFVGFFQFIGSLIIGVDFTDLEVNQTSFQYLVISFFGLIGAFFALWIFMKFVDKEPFVKLGFQIKNRLLDFIIGIVIGLFTMSLGYLILIYLKEIIYLKTNFNLIELLISILLFIIVAVAEETLLRGYILKNLLFSFNKYIALIVSSILFSLMHGFNQNVDLFALFNLFLAGILLGLSYIYTRNLWFPIAMHLSWNLFQTLFGFNVSGRDTYSLIEFEINEPNLINGGAFGFEGSYLAIIAQIITIIGIAVYYNNKKPEQIL is encoded by the coding sequence ATGGTAGAAAATGAATTTAAATACAGAGGATGGTTAAGAGTTGTGTTGCTCATTATTCCTTATTTTATTTTTGTTGGATTTTTTCAATTTATTGGTTCGTTAATTATTGGTGTAGATTTTACAGATTTAGAAGTAAATCAAACTTCTTTTCAATATTTGGTAATTAGTTTTTTTGGATTAATTGGTGCATTTTTTGCCCTTTGGATTTTTATGAAGTTTGTGGATAAAGAGCCATTTGTAAAACTTGGATTTCAAATAAAAAATAGGTTACTTGATTTTATTATCGGCATTGTAATTGGTTTGTTTACAATGTCTTTAGGTTACCTGATTTTAATTTATCTTAAAGAAATTATTTATTTAAAAACCAATTTTAATCTTATTGAATTACTTATTTCTATTCTGCTTTTTATAATTGTAGCTGTTGCAGAAGAAACTCTTTTACGTGGATATATTTTAAAAAACTTATTGTTTTCTTTTAATAAATATATTGCGCTAATAGTTTCATCAATTTTATTTTCGTTGATGCATGGTTTTAATCAAAATGTAGATCTGTTCGCTTTATTCAACTTGTTTTTAGCGGGAATACTTTTAGGTTTATCCTACATTTATACAAGAAATTTATGGTTTCCTATTGCAATGCATTTAAGTTGGAATTTATTTCAAACACTTTTTGGATTTAATGTTAGTGGAAGAGATACATATTCGTTAATTGAATTTGAAATAAATGAACCAAATTTAATTAATGGTGGTGCTTTTGGTTTTGAAGGTTCTTATTTGGCTATTATTGCGCAAATTATAACTATTATTGGTATAGCGGTTTATTACAATAATAAAAAACCAGAACAAATTCTTTAA
- the hflX gene encoding GTPase HflX — MIDQKEAISEKVVLIGIITQQQDETKSKEYLDELDFLTLTAGGVVVKRFVQKMERPNPKTFLGTGKLEEVRDFIQANKIGTAIFDDELSAGQLRNIEKILDCKILDRTNLILDIFAQRAQTSSAKTQVELAQHQYLLPRLTRLWTHLDKQKGGIGMRGPGETEIETDRRIIRDKIDVLKKKLLTIDKQMAVQRKNRGKLVRVALVGYTNVGKSTLMNVVSKSDVFAEDKLFATLDTTVRKVVIKNIPFLMTDTVGFIRKLPTQLVESFKSTLDEVREADLLLHVVDISHPSFEDQIASVNAVLADIKCADKPTLMVFNKIDAYSHEIIDEDDLSTQKGKEHYSLQDWQKTWMNDYEVPSIFISALNKDNLEDFKEKVYEEVKKVHIQRFPYSDFLYHEYNGEE, encoded by the coding sequence ATGATAGACCAAAAAGAAGCTATATCCGAAAAAGTTGTTTTAATAGGTATAATTACCCAACAACAAGATGAAACTAAATCTAAAGAATATTTAGATGAACTAGATTTTTTAACATTAACTGCTGGTGGTGTTGTGGTTAAAAGATTTGTTCAGAAAATGGAAAGGCCAAATCCTAAAACCTTTTTAGGAACTGGTAAACTAGAAGAAGTAAGAGATTTTATTCAAGCAAATAAAATTGGTACTGCTATTTTTGATGATGAATTATCTGCCGGACAATTACGAAATATTGAAAAAATATTAGATTGTAAAATATTAGATAGAACTAATTTAATCTTAGATATTTTTGCACAAAGAGCACAAACAAGTTCTGCTAAAACACAAGTAGAATTAGCCCAACATCAATATTTATTACCACGTTTAACAAGACTTTGGACACACTTAGATAAGCAAAAAGGTGGTATCGGAATGCGTGGTCCTGGTGAAACGGAAATTGAAACCGATAGACGTATTATTCGTGATAAAATAGATGTATTAAAAAAGAAACTATTAACAATTGACAAGCAAATGGCTGTTCAGCGAAAAAATCGTGGAAAATTGGTGAGAGTTGCTTTGGTTGGTTACACAAATGTTGGTAAATCTACATTAATGAATGTAGTTAGTAAAAGTGATGTTTTTGCAGAAGACAAGCTTTTTGCAACTTTAGACACTACAGTTCGTAAAGTGGTGATTAAAAATATTCCTTTTTTAATGACAGATACTGTTGGTTTTATCAGAAAATTACCAACACAATTAGTAGAATCCTTTAAATCTACTTTAGATGAGGTTCGAGAAGCCGATTTATTATTACATGTTGTAGATATTTCGCATCCTAGTTTTGAAGATCAAATTGCTTCTGTAAATGCAGTTTTGGCAGATATAAAATGTGCAGATAAACCAACTTTAATGGTTTTTAATAAGATTGATGCATATTCTCATGAAATTATAGATGAAGATGATTTGTCAACACAAAAAGGCAAAGAACATTATAGTTTGCAAGATTGGCAAAAAACTTGGATGAATGATTATGAGGTGCCATCTATCTTTATTTCTGCTTTAAATAAAGATAATTTAGAAGATTTTAAAGAAAAAGTGTACGAAGAAGTGAAGAAAGTTCACATTCAACGTTTTCCTTATAGTGATTTTTTGTATCACGAATATAATGGAGAAGAGTAG
- a CDS encoding endonuclease, translating to MFSSISSSKQSKKITTVAFYNVENLFDTIDNPATNDDNFTPKGKNKWTILRYKIKVKKLGSVISQLGMQKSKNPPAIVGLVEVENSKVVSDLVNSSYLTKQHYDFVHHDSPDERGIDVALLYNKTAFELLVSETYPVYLKNDNGQRDYTRDILKISGNLHGELVHILVNHWSSRREGAAETEHKRIIAAETLRNIIDTIQEKEMDANIIIMGDFNDDPESKSVKNHFVKDDFYNPMESLLDKEKKGTTTYNKKWNLFDQIIFSNNFLEKEKGGLQFKHAEVFNKDWLKIHKGKLKGSPFRTYIGKWYQGGFSDHFPVYAFLEKED from the coding sequence ATGTTCTCATCAATTTCCTCATCAAAACAAAGTAAAAAAATTACTACTGTAGCATTTTATAATGTAGAAAACTTATTTGACACTATAGACAACCCAGCAACTAACGATGATAATTTTACTCCAAAAGGAAAAAACAAATGGACAATTTTACGCTATAAAATAAAAGTAAAAAAACTAGGATCTGTAATTTCTCAATTAGGCATGCAAAAATCTAAAAATCCGCCAGCAATTGTTGGTTTGGTAGAGGTAGAAAACTCAAAGGTTGTATCCGATTTAGTAAACTCATCTTATTTAACAAAGCAACATTATGATTTTGTTCATCATGATTCGCCAGACGAACGAGGAATTGATGTAGCACTTTTATACAATAAAACAGCTTTTGAATTGTTGGTTTCTGAAACTTATCCTGTCTATTTAAAAAATGACAATGGTCAAAGAGATTATACTAGAGATATTTTAAAAATTAGTGGAAATTTACACGGAGAATTAGTACACATTTTAGTAAATCACTGGTCTTCTAGAAGAGAAGGCGCTGCAGAAACAGAACACAAAAGAATTATTGCTGCAGAAACATTGAGAAATATTATTGATACTATTCAGGAAAAAGAAATGGACGCTAATATTATAATTATGGGCGATTTTAATGATGATCCAGAAAGTAAAAGTGTAAAAAACCATTTTGTAAAAGATGATTTTTACAACCCAATGGAAAGCTTACTTGATAAAGAAAAAAAAGGTACCACAACTTATAATAAAAAATGGAATTTATTTGATCAAATTATTTTTTCTAACAACTTTTTAGAGAAAGAAAAAGGAGGGTTACAATTTAAACACGCCGAAGTATTTAATAAAGATTGGTTAAAAATTCATAAAGGAAAACTAAAAGGAAGCCCCTTTAGAACCTATATTGGCAAATGGTATCAAGGCGGATTTTCTGACCATTTTCCTGTGTATGCATTTTTAGAAAAAGAAGATTAA
- a CDS encoding sodium/solute symporter (Members of the Solute:Sodium Symporter (SSS), TC 2.A.21 as described in tcdb.org, catalyze solute:Na+ symport. Known solutes for members of the family include sugars, amino acids, nucleosides, inositols, vitamins, urea or anions, depending on the system.) translates to MNWLDYSIVIFYIIFFLGMGFFFKENKDSKDYFLGGKSMGWFPLSLSTMATQLSAISFISAPAFVGLKLGGGMKWLTFEFAVPLAMIFIMIVIIPPLFKSGVVSIYEFVEKRFSTSTRLILSIVFQISRALGTGVMVYTIAIILQAVLDIDFVYTILIISVITIIYSWQGGMKAVVWGDAIQMIILFAGLIICLYFGWTLLQEHGGLTNGFDAERLKVIDFNLGIGEGNEYGLLPMIIGGFFLYASYYGCDQTQAQRMLSAKDEKTIKQLLLANGLLRFPVVLIYCIMGLVIGGLIAQAPDFLEEIAMTTQKYFPEEFATHGVKADLMIPVFIMKYLPHGLIGVLMVGILSAAMSSLSSTVNSLSAVTVEDFFNRGKKKLSNKNYMLISKGSVVFWGVICIASAFLFGGSKSAVIEIINAIGSVFYGPVLVTFFLAFFSKKVNHIGMNAGIISAVLINLMFSKTIQELFHIDLGFNIFWIWLNFTGVIIALVVAYTVSAFTQSIKVKRISNFNVSIKKEDFMIKEVYILIAFFIFIVVLSYFLPTILS, encoded by the coding sequence ATGAATTGGCTAGACTATAGTATTGTAATATTTTACATTATTTTCTTTTTAGGAATGGGGTTTTTCTTTAAAGAAAATAAAGATTCTAAAGATTATTTTTTAGGAGGTAAAAGTATGGGGTGGTTTCCTTTGAGTTTATCAACCATGGCAACACAATTATCGGCAATCAGTTTTATTTCTGCTCCTGCATTTGTAGGGCTAAAATTAGGCGGCGGGATGAAATGGCTCACCTTTGAGTTTGCTGTTCCTTTAGCAATGATTTTTATTATGATTGTTATAATTCCGCCTTTATTCAAATCTGGGGTTGTTAGTATTTACGAGTTTGTAGAAAAAAGATTTAGTACTTCTACTAGATTAATTTTAAGTATAGTTTTTCAAATAAGTAGAGCTTTAGGTACTGGAGTTATGGTTTACACAATAGCTATTATTTTACAAGCAGTTTTAGATATTGATTTTGTGTACACCATTTTAATTATAAGTGTAATTACTATTATTTATTCTTGGCAAGGCGGTATGAAAGCTGTTGTTTGGGGAGACGCCATACAAATGATTATTTTATTCGCAGGTTTAATTATTTGTTTATATTTTGGATGGACTCTTTTACAAGAACATGGTGGTTTAACTAATGGTTTTGATGCTGAAAGACTAAAAGTAATCGACTTTAATTTAGGAATTGGAGAAGGAAATGAATATGGTTTGTTGCCAATGATTATTGGTGGTTTCTTTTTATATGCATCGTATTATGGTTGCGATCAAACCCAAGCACAACGTATGTTGTCTGCAAAAGATGAAAAAACCATTAAACAACTTTTGTTAGCAAACGGACTTTTGAGATTTCCGGTAGTTTTAATCTATTGTATTATGGGTTTAGTTATTGGTGGTTTAATAGCACAAGCACCTGATTTCTTAGAGGAAATTGCTATGACAACACAAAAATATTTTCCAGAAGAATTTGCAACTCATGGAGTAAAAGCAGATTTAATGATTCCTGTTTTTATTATGAAATATTTACCTCATGGTTTAATTGGTGTTTTAATGGTTGGTATATTATCTGCTGCAATGTCTTCTTTAAGTTCTACTGTTAATTCATTATCTGCAGTAACTGTAGAAGATTTCTTTAACAGAGGTAAGAAAAAGTTAAGTAATAAAAATTACATGCTTATCTCTAAAGGTTCTGTTGTTTTTTGGGGTGTTATTTGTATTGCATCTGCATTTTTATTTGGAGGAAGTAAAAGTGCAGTAATTGAAATTATAAATGCTATTGGTTCTGTGTTTTACGGACCTGTTTTAGTCACTTTTTTCTTAGCTTTCTTTTCAAAAAAAGTAAATCATATTGGTATGAATGCTGGAATTATATCCGCAGTATTAATAAACTTAATGTTTTCTAAAACCATTCAAGAATTATTTCATATTGATTTAGGGTTTAATATTTTTTGGATTTGGTTAAACTTTACTGGAGTAATAATTGCATTGGTAGTTGCGTATACTGTAAGTGCTTTTACTCAAAGTATAAAAGTGAAACGCATTTCTAATTTTAATGTGAGTATAAAAAAGGAAGATTTTATGATAAAAGAAGTGTATATACTTATTGCATTTTTTATTTTTATCGTAGTATTAAGTTATTTTTTGCCAACTATATTAAGTTAA
- a CDS encoding glycerate kinase yields MKIVIAPDKFKNSLTGLEFCSIVKKGILEKSPEAEILNLPLADGGDGTIEVVKYYLKGKTIDVKVNNPFFETINATYIYSKKTSTAFIEMAEASGVKLLKPVQFDCKNATTLGTGEIIVDAINKGAKTIILGIGGSATNDCGIGMATALGYQFLDKNNQKVKPIGANLSKIKTIDATNIHHELSNVDFKIACDVTNPLYGENGAAFVYAAQKGASTEDILLLDKGLQDFTKILNDVFSTDVQSVKGAGAAGGMGIASKLFLNGTLEPGIQLIKNLAQFDDKIKNADWIITGEGKLDTQTMSGKTIQGVLASAKTKKIKVAAFCGSIDLGGVNVGDFGIKYTDAVINYAKDLNDSMLNSKKYLALMSKRFATKYL; encoded by the coding sequence ATGAAAATAGTGATTGCGCCAGATAAATTTAAAAACTCGTTAACTGGCTTAGAATTTTGCTCTATTGTTAAAAAAGGAATTTTAGAAAAATCACCAGAGGCAGAAATACTTAATTTGCCCTTGGCAGATGGTGGAGATGGAACTATAGAAGTAGTAAAATATTACCTAAAAGGAAAAACAATAGATGTAAAAGTTAATAATCCTTTTTTCGAAACTATAAATGCAACTTATATCTACTCTAAAAAAACAAGTACAGCTTTTATTGAAATGGCAGAAGCATCTGGCGTTAAATTATTAAAACCAGTACAATTCGATTGTAAAAACGCAACCACTTTAGGTACAGGAGAAATAATAGTTGATGCTATTAATAAAGGCGCAAAAACAATTATTTTAGGAATTGGCGGAAGTGCAACTAATGATTGTGGAATTGGAATGGCAACTGCTTTAGGATATCAATTTTTAGATAAAAACAATCAAAAAGTAAAACCTATTGGCGCCAATTTATCTAAAATTAAAACTATTGATGCAACAAATATTCACCATGAATTAAGTAACGTAGATTTTAAAATTGCTTGCGATGTAACAAATCCTTTATATGGAGAAAATGGAGCAGCTTTTGTGTATGCTGCTCAAAAAGGCGCGTCAACAGAAGATATTTTACTGTTAGATAAAGGACTACAAGATTTTACTAAAATATTAAATGATGTTTTTTCTACGGATGTTCAATCTGTAAAAGGCGCAGGTGCTGCAGGCGGAATGGGAATTGCTTCAAAACTTTTTTTAAACGGAACGTTAGAGCCAGGAATTCAATTAATTAAGAATTTAGCACAATTTGATGATAAAATTAAAAATGCAGATTGGATTATTACTGGAGAAGGAAAATTAGACACACAAACTATGTCTGGCAAAACTATTCAAGGTGTATTGGCTTCCGCAAAAACAAAAAAAATTAAAGTAGCCGCTTTTTGTGGTTCCATAGATTTGGGCGGAGTGAATGTCGGTGATTTTGGAATTAAATATACAGACGCTGTAATAAATTATGCAAAAGATTTAAACGATTCTATGTTAAACAGTAAAAAATATTTGGCTTTAATGTCTAAAAGATTTGCTACAAAATACCTTTAA
- the nirB gene encoding nitrite reductase large subunit NirB produces the protein MKTIIVVGNGMVGYKFCEKFVSAANNKGFRIIVFGEEPRPAYDRVHLSEFFENQDAKALEMAPAEWYAENAIDLIVDERVTDIQRGSKTIITAKNRTFNYDYLVLATGSSAFVPPIKGVEKEGVFVYRTIEDLEGMLAYADKLRNENPNAKAAVLGGGLLGLEAGKAVMDMGLEPHIVEFAPKLMPRQLDARSSRVLQLKLESIGLNIHLSKATNQILGEDKIVGMEFGEDDVLNVDMLVVSAGIRPRDELGKTCDLDMGVRGGIVVNNKMETSDENIYAIGEVALYNQMIYGLVAPGYDMAAVAVDQILGNKESLMPSDIDMSTKLKLIGVDVASFGEPFMPASKGHSIIFENKTQHLYKRINVSLDGKSLLGGILVGDASDYNMLHQIYLNGMKIPEDPAQLILPATEGGSSFGDVMDLPDDAQVCSCENVTKGQICGVIESGEAKDLADVVSCTKAGTGCGGCKPMVKDITTATLKSLGIEVKDSVCEHFDYNRQDLYKIIEVKGYTTFNEVLDSHGNGGHGCELCKPLVASLMATIHADTANKEYAIQDSNDRFLANIQRNGTYSVVPRVPGGEITPDKLIALGQIAKKYDLYTKVTGGVRIDLFGATLNQLPLIWKELIAHGFESGHAYGKSLRTVKTCVGSTWCRYGMDESVSFGIELENRYRGIRAPHKIKGGVSGCIRECAEARGKDFGLIAVEGGWNLYLGGNGGANPRHAELFAEQIDNETVIKYLDRYLMFYMRTAKPLQRTAAWQERLEGGLEYLKEVIIEDKLGIVEDLETEMETLVNKFECEWTQAVNDPEVMKRFNHFVNSDEEDDNIVFVPMRDQKMPEQWV, from the coding sequence ATGAAAACTATTATAGTTGTAGGTAATGGAATGGTAGGTTATAAATTTTGTGAAAAATTTGTTTCAGCTGCTAATAACAAAGGGTTTAGAATTATTGTTTTTGGTGAAGAACCAAGACCTGCTTATGATAGAGTTCATTTAAGTGAGTTTTTTGAAAATCAAGATGCAAAGGCTTTAGAAATGGCGCCTGCTGAATGGTATGCAGAAAATGCTATCGATTTAATTGTAGATGAAAGAGTGACAGATATTCAAAGGGGTTCAAAAACCATTATTACAGCTAAAAACAGAACTTTTAATTACGATTATTTAGTGTTAGCTACAGGTTCTTCTGCATTTGTACCTCCAATTAAAGGTGTAGAAAAAGAAGGGGTTTTTGTGTATAGAACAATCGAAGATTTAGAAGGGATGTTGGCTTATGCAGATAAATTAAGAAATGAAAATCCTAATGCAAAAGCGGCTGTTTTAGGTGGAGGATTGTTGGGTTTAGAAGCTGGTAAGGCTGTTATGGATATGGGTTTAGAGCCACATATTGTAGAGTTTGCACCTAAATTAATGCCAAGACAATTAGATGCAAGAAGTAGTAGGGTATTGCAATTAAAACTAGAATCTATTGGTTTAAATATTCACTTAAGTAAAGCAACCAATCAAATTTTAGGAGAAGACAAAATTGTAGGAATGGAATTTGGAGAAGATGATGTTCTAAATGTAGATATGTTAGTGGTTTCTGCAGGAATTCGTCCAAGAGACGAATTAGGAAAAACCTGTGATTTAGATATGGGAGTTCGTGGAGGAATTGTCGTAAACAATAAAATGGAAACTTCAGATGAAAATATTTATGCAATTGGAGAAGTTGCTTTGTACAATCAAATGATTTATGGTTTAGTAGCTCCTGGTTATGATATGGCTGCTGTTGCAGTAGATCAAATTTTAGGAAATAAAGAAAGTTTAATGCCTTCGGATATAGATATGTCAACCAAATTAAAATTAATTGGAGTTGATGTGGCTAGTTTTGGAGAACCATTTATGCCAGCTTCAAAAGGCCATTCTATCATTTTCGAAAATAAAACACAACATTTATATAAAAGAATTAACGTTAGTCTTGATGGTAAATCTTTATTAGGCGGAATTTTAGTTGGTGATGCATCAGACTATAATATGTTGCATCAAATTTATTTAAACGGAATGAAAATTCCTGAAGATCCAGCACAATTAATTTTACCTGCAACAGAAGGTGGTTCTTCTTTTGGTGATGTTATGGATTTGCCAGATGATGCTCAAGTGTGTTCTTGCGAAAACGTTACAAAAGGTCAGATCTGTGGAGTTATAGAGAGTGGAGAAGCTAAAGATTTAGCAGATGTAGTTTCTTGTACAAAAGCAGGTACAGGTTGTGGTGGTTGTAAACCAATGGTAAAAGACATTACAACAGCAACATTAAAATCTTTAGGTATAGAAGTTAAAGATTCTGTTTGCGAACATTTCGATTATAATAGACAAGATTTATATAAAATTATAGAAGTTAAAGGCTATACAACTTTTAATGAAGTTTTAGATAGTCATGGAAATGGAGGGCATGGTTGTGAATTATGCAAACCTTTAGTGGCTTCTTTAATGGCAACTATACATGCTGACACTGCAAATAAAGAATATGCAATTCAAGATTCTAATGATAGATTCTTGGCAAACATCCAAAGAAACGGAACCTATTCTGTAGTGCCAAGAGTTCCTGGTGGAGAAATTACGCCAGACAAATTAATAGCTTTAGGCCAAATTGCAAAAAAATACGATTTATATACTAAAGTTACAGGTGGTGTAAGAATCGATTTATTTGGAGCAACGTTAAATCAGTTGCCATTAATCTGGAAAGAATTAATTGCTCACGGATTCGAAAGTGGTCATGCTTATGGTAAATCTTTACGTACTGTAAAAACCTGTGTTGGTTCTACTTGGTGTAGATATGGAATGGACGAAAGTGTGAGTTTTGGTATCGAATTAGAAAATAGATACAGAGGAATTCGTGCACCACATAAAATTAAAGGAGGTGTTTCTGGTTGTATTCGAGAATGTGCAGAAGCGCGTGGAAAAGACTTTGGTTTAATTGCTGTAGAAGGTGGTTGGAATCTTTATTTAGGCGGAAATGGAGGTGCAAACCCAAGACACGCAGAGTTGTTTGCAGAACAAATTGATAATGAAACTGTAATAAAATATTTAGACAGATATTTAATGTTTTATATGCGTACAGCAAAACCTTTACAAAGAACTGCTGCTTGGCAAGAGCGTTTAGAAGGTGGTTTAGAGTATTTAAAAGAGGTAATTATTGAAGATAAATTAGGTATTGTAGAAGACTTAGAAACTGAAATGGAAACTTTAGTAAATAAGTTTGAGTGCGAATGGACGCAGGCTGTAAATGACCCAGAAGTTATGAAGCGTTTCAATCACTTTGTAAATTCAGATGAAGAAGACGATAATATTGTTTTTGTACCAATGAGAGATCAAAAAATGCCAGAACAATGGGTTTAG
- the glpQ gene encoding glycerophosphodiester phosphodiesterase, with amino-acid sequence MKSISLFLIGLLLVSCKPSKKEIYMNPKIVIAHRGASGYLPEHTLEAKAMAHAMNADFIEQDLVLSKDDIPIVIHDIYLDDVTDVATKFSTRKREDNRFYVIDFTFDELKTLQVTERFNPKTGEQFYPNRFPKGKGSFKLHSFQEEIELIQGLNLSTGKNIGIYPEIKEPAFHQKEGKNLTKIVLKVLADYGYKTKKDKCILQCFDAKELEKIRKELKSDLFLVQLIEFPEETKQLAHFATYADGIGPWYRQILSEKTDNKFTFTSLVSDAHKLGLKVHPYTFRADALNEFSNFNEMMQTLLIDANVDGAFSDFPDLVVNFLKDKK; translated from the coding sequence ATGAAATCAATTTCATTATTTTTGATAGGTTTGTTACTCGTTTCTTGCAAACCTTCTAAAAAAGAAATTTATATGAACCCTAAAATTGTTATTGCACACAGAGGTGCTTCTGGTTATTTGCCCGAACATACTTTAGAGGCAAAAGCGATGGCACATGCTATGAATGCTGATTTTATTGAACAAGATTTAGTGTTAAGTAAAGATGACATCCCTATTGTAATTCATGATATTTATTTGGATGATGTAACTGATGTTGCAACAAAATTTTCAACAAGAAAACGAGAAGACAACAGGTTTTATGTGATTGATTTTACGTTTGATGAATTAAAAACACTACAAGTTACAGAACGTTTTAACCCAAAAACTGGAGAACAATTTTATCCAAATCGTTTCCCGAAAGGAAAAGGGAGTTTTAAATTACATTCTTTTCAAGAAGAAATTGAATTAATTCAGGGTTTAAATTTATCAACAGGAAAAAATATCGGAATTTATCCTGAAATTAAAGAACCTGCTTTCCATCAAAAAGAAGGGAAAAATTTAACCAAAATTGTTTTAAAAGTTCTTGCGGACTATGGTTACAAAACCAAAAAAGACAAGTGTATTTTACAGTGTTTTGATGCCAAAGAGTTAGAGAAAATCAGAAAAGAATTAAAGTCTGATTTATTTTTAGTTCAGTTGATAGAATTCCCTGAAGAAACAAAACAATTAGCACATTTTGCAACGTATGCAGATGGAATTGGACCTTGGTACAGACAGATTTTATCAGAAAAAACTGATAACAAATTCACTTTTACTTCACTAGTTTCTGATGCTCATAAACTCGGATTAAAAGTACATCCTTATACTTTTAGAGCAGATGCTTTAAATGAATTCTCAAACTTTAATGAAATGATGCAAACACTATTAATTGATGCAAATGTTGATGGTGCTTTTTCTGATTTCCCAGATTTGGTTGTAAATTTTTTAAAAGATAAAAAATAA